DNA sequence from the Cohnella herbarum genome:
ATTTTCAATAGAAGCCTGCACGCAAGATAATGACCAGCAAAATGAACAGTACTAGCGCGAATGCAGCGGCTTGCATTCCGCCGCCGTATCCTCCACAACTACCGGCACCTACTCCTCCGACTTCACAACCCATGGATATCACCCACCATTAATTATTGTGATGTTACATCACACGGTTAGTCTATGTTGAGATAAATTTACGGTTTGTGCATTCGCACAGATGGGAAAATAAACCTTTAAGTTCATTATTTTTTCAGATGCAGCCCATAAAAATAACAATCGCCATCACAAGCCGCTAGAAAGTATGATTCTCTGCTTCCACAAGCCTATCGTCATGGCAAAAGCG
Encoded proteins:
- a CDS encoding sporulation protein YjcZ, which produces MGCEVGGVGAGSCGGYGGGMQAAAFALVLFILLVIILRAGFY